The window ACGTTCAACTTCCGAAATAAAATCCACATGTCCTGGAGTATCAACAATATTAACCTTAACATTATTCCAATTAAAAGATATGGTTGACGATTTAATGGTAATTCCTCTCTTACGTTCAAGCTCCATAGAATCCGTCTGTGTATTGCCTAGATCAACTCTTCCAACTGATTTTATAGCTCCACTATAATATAATAAGTTTTCTGTTATAGTTGTTTTTCCTGCATCCACGTGTGCTACGATTCCTATATTAATTATTTTCTTCATAATCAATACCTCCAACTCTATCAACCACCTTTTTATCCATTATCATAACAACAATATATAACACTAATACCGGTGTTACTAATAACGAAGTACATGCTATACCCATACTTACTGAAATATTTGTAGCTATGATTCCTATAATTGGTCCACCTAAAATTTGACCTAAGGAATTTATTTGTCCATTTATAGAAAGTACAGTAGCTCTGGCCTTGTCATCTATATGTCCATTAAGCCATGCACTAAATATAGGTTCATTTATAGTTCTAAAGGTACTTGTCGCTAAATAAGCTATTAGCATTAAGTTAAAGCTTTTTGTAATAGCAAATATGAACATAAATGATATATAAAATATATTTATACATAATAACAGCTTTCCATTTTGATTCTTATCATCATCCTTAAGCTTTTTTGCCATAAAATGCATTACTATAGCACTCAATATCATTCCTGAAATTCCAAAAATTCCGAACCAAGTCACTGATTTAAGGTTTCCAAGTTTAGGAAGCATAGTATCTTGTAAAAAATGCACATTAGAAAGTCTATCATAACCTTCACTGGATAATCCATAAAATAAAGTTACTGAAAGCAAAATTATAATTATAGGTTTGCTTTTTATAAATTTAATACCAGATTTAAAGGTATATCCCATCTTTTTGAATGTATTTAAATCCTCTGGAGCAGATGATTTAAAATTATTTTCTGGCATATATAACCATAAAAATAATGCAAGAATTATAAATAAAACTCCACTAACTATAATAGGTAGTCTTACAGAGAAATTAGCTATTACAGTGCTTAGTACTATTCCAATAACCGATCCTATCTGTCCTGCTTGTGCTCCCTTTATATAAATTTTATCCAAATCTTTATCTTTCTCTTCTTCCGCAATCCAAGCTTCAACAGATCCACTGATAAAAGTAGAACCTAATCCCCATATAATCTGTGCTGCAAGTATGAAAACGAAACTAGAAATAGAACCTTCTAAAATAAATCCCACTCCTGTTAAAACTACACCAATAACAATAGATAGTTTACGACTGTACACATCTGCAACTATGCCTGTAGGAATTTCAAATATAAAGCATGCTACTTCTAAAGTAGTTCCAACAAGTATAAGCTGAAGTGGATTTAAATGCACCGTTTCAATGTGATACACTATCATAACTGTAGCTACTAGCGAAAAACACATTGCTGTAATAGCTGAAAATAATAAATAAGTTTTATATGCTGAAAGTTTATTAACCATTAATCATCACCATCCTAATATTTCTTAAAAAATTTGTTTGTTTTTCATAATCTTCATATTTAAATATATAAATCATCAAAATAATCTCCTTAAATAAAAAAAGGCTGTAAATGAATATAATTCACTTACAGCCTCATAATTATATAACCTAAATATAAACATGAAATATAGAACTTTAATTTATATAGCTTATTATTAAGCTATTCAAATTAAAATCTTATACCATATCTATAAATGTAGCAAAAATAGACATAAAAATACCGTGTTTAGAAC of the Cetobacterium sp. ZOR0034 genome contains:
- the tetA(P) gene encoding tetracycline efflux MFS transporter TetA(P), producing MVNKLSAYKTYLLFSAITAMCFSLVATVMIVYHIETVHLNPLQLILVGTTLEVACFIFEIPTGIVADVYSRKLSIVIGVVLTGVGFILEGSISSFVFILAAQIIWGLGSTFISGSVEAWIAEEEKDKDLDKIYIKGAQAGQIGSVIGIVLSTVIANFSVRLPIIVSGVLFIILALFLWLYMPENNFKSSAPEDLNTFKKMGYTFKSGIKFIKSKPIIIILLSVTLFYGLSSEGYDRLSNVHFLQDTMLPKLGNLKSVTWFGIFGISGMILSAIVMHFMAKKLKDDDKNQNGKLLLCINIFYISFMFIFAITKSFNLMLIAYLATSTFRTINEPIFSAWLNGHIDDKARATVLSINGQINSLGQILGGPIIGIIATNISVSMGIACTSLLVTPVLVLYIVVMIMDKKVVDRVGGIDYEENN